Genomic segment of Arthrobacter antioxidans:
CTCGCGGCGGCCGCCGCGCAGCGGGACCTCCTGCAGCAGCACAATCGCGAGCTGACCGGCAAGACGTCGACGGACAACGACGTCCTGCGGGCCCTCGCCCCCGTCGCCGAGAAGCTCACGCAGGTCCAGCGGCAGGTGGGCCTGCTGGAGCGCGACCGCGTGGAGCAGTACGGGCAGCTCGCCCGGCAGCTCGAGGAGTCACGCGAAGCGGACGCCCTGCTGCTGTCGACGACGCATTCCCTCGCGGGGGCGCTCCGCAGCAACAGCGCACGCGGCCAGTGGGGCGAGATCCAGCTGCGGCGCGTCGTCGAGGCGGCGGGCATGCTGTCGCGGGTCGATTTCCTGGAGCAGGTCTCGGTCTCCGCGGGCAGCGACGGCGAGACGGCGCGGCCCGACATGGTGGTGCAGCTCCCGGGCGACAAGCAGATCGTCATCGACGCCAAGGTCCCGCTGAGCGCCTTCCTCGCCGCGCAGGAGCTGGCGGGCGCGGTCGACGGCACGGCGGACGCCGGCGCCGTGGCCGGATTCGAGGCACGGCGTACTGAATTGCTGAAACAGCACGGGAAGGCACTCCGGGCACACATCGACGCCCTGGCCCGCAAGAAGTACTGGGAAGGGGCGACCAACTCCCCCGAGCTGGTCATCTGCTTCATCCCGGTCGAGTCCGTCCTGTCCGAGGCCCTGCGCGCGGATCCCGAGCTGCTGGACTACGCCTTCGGCCGCAGCGTGGCCCTCGCCTCGCCGGTGTCCCTGCTCGGCATCCTCAAGGGTGCCGCCTTCAGCTGGCGCCAGGCCGTCCTCACCGACAACGCGCGGGAACTGTTCGACCTGTCCAAGCAGCTGTACGAGCGCCTCGGCACCATGGGCGGGCACGTCACCCGCCTCGGGTCCTCCCTGAAGACGTCGGTGGAGCGGTACAACTCCTTCGTCGGCGCCCTCGAGTCGAGGGTCCTGCCCACCGCCCGGCGCATCGGCGCGTTCGATTCGGCATCACTCGACGTCGTCGACGCGGCAGCCGAAGGATCCGATGCCGGCGGACCCGGCGCCGATGTGAGTCTGCTCGGCACCGCCCGGGTGCAGCGGATCGGTAGCCCGGCCGCCTCCGGCGAACCGGCCGCCTCGATCGACGCGACGCCGCGTTCCCTCACCGCCCACGAACTCCTCGACGGGACGGCGGGCTAGGGCCAGGGCGATCGGCCGGTCGCGCCTTGGGATCGGGCGGCCCGTCCCGCGGGACCGTCAGTTCAGCGAGGTGCGATCCTGCCCGCGTCCGCCCCGGCCCTGCGACGGGTCCCCCATCGCCTTGAGGGCTGCGCGGATCTCCTTCGGGAGGGAGAAGATGATGTCCTCCTGCGCGGTGACGACTTCCTCGACCTTCCCGTAGCCGTACTCGGCGAGCAGCCGCAGCACGTCCTGCACGAGGTTCTCCGGAACGGAGGCCCCGGAGGAGATGCCGACGGTCGCCACGCCCTCGAACCAGGACTCGTCGACCTCGTTCGCGAAGTCCACGCGGTGCGCCGCCTTCGCGCCGTACTCGAGCGCGACCTCCACCAGGCGGACCGAGTTCGAGGAGTTGGCCGATCCCACCACGATGACGAGGTCCGTCTCCGGCGCGATCTTCTTGATGGCCGCCTGCCGGTTGGAGGTGGCGTAGCAGATGTCGTCGCTCGGGGGGTCCTGCAGCGTGGGGAAGCGCTCCTTGAGGAGGTTCACGGTCAGCATCGTCTCGTCGACGCTCAGCGTGGTCTGCGAGAGCCAGATGAGCCGCTCGGGGTCGCGCACCTGCACCTTGTCGACGTCCTCGGGGCCGTTGACGATCTGGATGTGGTCGGGGGCCTCACCGGCCGTCCCCTCCACTTCCTCGTGACCCTCGTGGCCGATGAGGAGGATGTCGAAGTCGTCCCGGGCGAAGCGCTGGGCCTCCTTGTGGACCTTCGTCACGAGGGGGCAGGTGGCGTCGATGGTGCGCAGCCCGCGGTCCTCCGCGGACTGCACGACGGCGGGCGAGACGCCGTGGGCCGAGAAGACGACGAGCGCGCCCTCGGGGACCTCGTCCGTCTCGTCGACGAAGATGGCGCCCTTCGCCTCGAGGGTCGAGACGACGTGGAGGTTGTGCACGATCTGCTTCCGCACGTACACCGGGGGCCCGTAGTGCTCGAGGGCCTTCTCGACGGCGATGACCGCCCGGTCCACGCCTGCACAGTACCCGCGGGGGGCCGCGAGCAGCACCGACTTCTCCCCCGCCACCGGCGCAGCGGCGAGCACGTCAGCAGGCGTGCGGCGCCTGCGCGGGATGGTGGGCATGGGGACCTGAACGGCGGTGCTGGTCATGCGCCGATTCTACCGGCTCGGGGACCCGCGCCCGCGTGATCCGGAGCCGCTCCGCTGTGAGCTAAGCCCTGCGCCCGCGACCGACGGCGAACTGCCCCACCATGCCGAGGGCCACCGCGACGAGTCCGGCGACGATCACCGGCACGCTGTCGACGGCGACGGCGGTGCCGACCCGGTGGGCCAGACCGCCGAGGAACACGTCGGCGGCGGCACCCGTCCCCGGCAGTCGGGCCGCTGCGGCGGGGACCCAGCTCACGGCGAGGGCACCGAGGACGCCGATGGCCACCACGCCGAGTCCCAGCAGGGCGAGGGTGGTGCCGCGTCGTCGGGCGATGATCAGGGCGAGCAGTGCCAGCGCGCCCGCACCGGCGAGGTACAGCGGCCAGGACTGCACCGCATCCACGACGCCGCCGAAGACCCCGTTGCGCTCGATCGAGCCGATGGCGAGGGTGGTGTCCTCGGGCACGGGGACCTCGAGGCCCAGGCTTCCACCCACGCTGTCGGCCACGAGATCCGCGACAGGCGCCAGGTCGAGCACCAGCAGAGCCGGTGCCGGTCCCGAGGGATCGGCGGCGTGCGCCAGGGTGACGGCGTGTGATCGGCGGAGCACCTCGGCCCAGGCTCCTCGATACCCGGAGGACGCCGTGACGGCTGCCGTGGCGTCCCTGATGAGCGGTTCCACGAGGGCGTCGATCGGATCCGGGAGACCGCTCTGCGCGGAGAAGTCCTCGGCGACGGACGCCGTGAGCGCCGCCTGGAAGTCCGTGTCCTGACCGAGCGGCGCTGCGAGCGCGACGAACCCCGACTCCTCCACGAGGTTCCGGTCCACCCACGCGCACGCCAGACCGCCGGCGAGGACGACGAGCGCGAGCAGGGCCAGCAGGGCAGAGATGACGGTTCGCATGGAATCCTCAGGGTGGGGTGGGACTCACGATAATGCCTGCTCGGGCCGTCCCGGGATCCCGCCCTCCTCCCCCCGTCGGTGGGCGCACATACCCCGGCGGTCCCCGTCGCCGGGGGTGAGGGATGGTAGAGATGGACAGTGCGGGTGCCACGAGCCGACAGGGCAGCACCCACCCTGAGGACAGGACACCCATGACGAGCGAGGGCATCAGGGCGCGGCCCGCCGGTGACGCCGGTGACGCGCGGGCGGCGTCGACGATCCCGGCCACGGCGGCGGAGACGTCGCCGGACTCCCCATGGCCGCTCCACCTGCTGTCGGAGAAGCTGAAGGCGCACATCGAGCGGGCCCCGGCGGCGTGGGTGGAGGGGCAGGTCATCGAACTCAACCGCCGTTCCAGCATGTGCTACATCACGCTGCGGGACATCGACACCGAGGTCTCGCTCTCCCTGTCGGTGTACGGCAGCGTCATGGACCGTGTGTCCTCCCCCCTGGACAGGGGCTCCCGTGTGGTGGCGCGCCTCAAGCCGGATTTCTGGGTCAAGACCGGGCGGCTGTCCATGCAGACCATCGACATCCGGCCCGTCGGGATCGGCGACCTCCTCGCGCGGATCGAACGGCTGCGGCAGTCGCTGGCGGCGGAGGGCCTGTTCGCGTCCGCACGCAAGAAACGCCTGCCGCTGCTCCCCCACCGCATCGGGCTCATCACCGGCCGCGACTCGGACGCCATGAAGGACGTCATGCGGAACGCGGCGCTCCGGTGGCCGGCCGTCGAGTTCGACGTGCGGGAGGTCGCCGTCCAGGGCGTGAACAGCGTGGCGCAGGTGACCGCGGCGCTGGCGGCACTCGACGCCGATCCCCACGTGGACGTCATCATCATCGCCCGGGGCGGCGGAGCCCTCGAGGACCTCCTGCCGTTCAGCGACGAGTCCCTGGTGCGGGCCGTCGCCCGAGCCGCCACGCCCGTGGTCAGCGCGATCGGGCACGAAGCGGACCGCCCCCTGCTCGACGAGGTGGCGGACCTGCGCGCCTCCACGCCCACGGACGCCGCGAAGCGCGTGGTCCCCGACGTCACGGAGGAGCTCGGCAGGATCGGCCAGGCGCGCGCGGCACTCGAGCGGTCCATCCGCGTCCTCGTGCACCGCGAGGGCGAGAGCCTCGCGAACCTGCGCTCCCGCCCGTCCCTGGCGCGGCCGGAAGGCATGATCGACGTGCGGCAGGCCGACGTCGAGCGTCTGCGGTCGCGGGCCCTGCGGTCCACCACGTCCGCGGTGGACCGCGACGCCGACGCCGTCCACCACCTCCGCGAGCGCGTCCGCTCCCTCTCTCCCCAGAACACGCTCGACCGCGGGTACGCCGTGGTGCAGCGCGCCGACGGGCAGGTGGTGCGGACCCCCGACGACGTGGAGCGTGGGGATGCCGTGCGGATCCGTGTTGCCGGCGGGCAGCTCGGCGCGGTCATCGGCGACCCGCCGGCACCGCGGGAGGCGTCGTGACCAGGGCGCAGGAGAGCACGGGCGTCCCGGGCCTTACCGGTCACGATCCCCTGACAGATACCCGGGCCCGGGCACGGGCCACCCAGCAGATGAGGACCATGCCATGACGGACACCCAGCAACCCGACCCCGGCCCCACAGCGGTGGACACGCTGTCCTACGAACAGGCACGGGAGGAACTCGTCGCCGTCGTCTCGCGGCTCGAGGCCGGAGGCGTGAGCCTCGAGGAGTCCCTCGCGCTCTGGGAGCGCGGCGAGGCCCTCGCCGACCGCTGCGAGGCGTGGCTCGAGGGTGCCAAGGTGAGGCTGGCGGCAGCACGCGACAAGGCCGAGGGCAAGTAGCGCCAGGGATTATCCCTCCGGGCGCACCGCCCTAGGAGTAGGGCCTCGCGGGCAGTTCCTGCAGCGCCCAGGTGTTGCCGTCAGGGTCGGCGAAGTACACGAACCTCCCCCACGGCTGGTCGTCGACGTCACTCGCGTCCACGCCGCGGCCGAGCAGCTCGCTCCGGGCGCGTTCGGCGTCGGCCACGACGATCTGGAGGCCGCGCTGCGATCCGGGTGGCATCTCGCTGATCCCCTCGCCGAAGGCGATGGAGCAGGCGGAGCCGGGCGGGGTGAACTGCACGAAGCGCACGCCCTGCCCCACCCGGTGGTCGTGGTCGAGCGTGAAACCGGCCTGGTCGCGGTAGAACGCGATGGCGCGGTCGACGTCGCTGACCGGCACGGCCACGAGTTCGATCTTCCAGTCCATGGGTCTCCCCCTCCTCGGTGGTGGAGCTCCAAGCCTAGGAGGAGATGCGGTCAGGAGCGGTCCGCATCAGCCCGCGCCGGGGTCCCTGATCGGCCGACGGGAGGAGTTCACCGGCCGCGCGGTGCATCGGGGTCGTCGGGTGCTTCCTCGCGCCGCTGCTGGATCAGTTCCTTCGTGCGTACCAGCCGCAGCAGGGTCACGAGGACGAGTCCGCCCAGCATGTTGAACAGCAGGGTGTAGCCGAAGAAGCCGAGCCACTGGTCGTAGCCGATGTCCGCACCGGAGTGGATCGCGGCGAAGATCAGCAGCGAATCGAGGATCGAGTGGAACAGCTGCAGGCCCGCGAGCAGGAAGCCGCCGATCATCGTCGCCACGATCTTCGCGACATCGTTGGACGTGCCCTGCTGCATGCGGCTCATCACGGTGATCGTGCTCCCACCCAGGACGGCCAGGGCCACGGTCTGCAGGGAGAACGGCGCGTCGACGAAGTGGTGCGCGCTCTCGCTCACGGTCGGTGACCACTGGGGGAAGGCCTGCATGACGATCCAGACGAAGATCCAGCCGCCCACGAGGTTCGCGACGAGCGTCCCACCCCACAGTTTCGCGAGCTGCGCGAGGGTGCCCTCCTTCGCGACCACCGCGGCGACCGGCATCAGGAAGTTCTCGGTGAACAGCTCGCTGTGGGCCAGGAGCAGCGCCACGAGCCCGACGCCGAAGGCGATCCCCGCCAGCAGCGCGTCCCCGGTCTCGTGCAGCACGGCGAGGTACGCCATGATGCCGAGCCCGATCTCGAAACCGCCGAACAGTCCGGTGACGATGATGGTCCTCATGGTCCGCTGGAGCCGGTCGGCGCCCTCGTCCACCGTCGCGTCGAACGACTCCTTGAGTTCGTC
This window contains:
- the rmuC gene encoding DNA recombination protein RmuC, encoding MSTTAVLLVILAFVLGCAVGAFLVARSLRPRAEELRAELDDATARLGRTTTDLAAAAAQRDLLQQHNRELTGKTSTDNDVLRALAPVAEKLTQVQRQVGLLERDRVEQYGQLARQLEESREADALLLSTTHSLAGALRSNSARGQWGEIQLRRVVEAAGMLSRVDFLEQVSVSAGSDGETARPDMVVQLPGDKQIVIDAKVPLSAFLAAQELAGAVDGTADAGAVAGFEARRTELLKQHGKALRAHIDALARKKYWEGATNSPELVICFIPVESVLSEALRADPELLDYAFGRSVALASPVSLLGILKGAAFSWRQAVLTDNARELFDLSKQLYERLGTMGGHVTRLGSSLKTSVERYNSFVGALESRVLPTARRIGAFDSASLDVVDAAAEGSDAGGPGADVSLLGTARVQRIGSPAASGEPAASIDATPRSLTAHELLDGTAG
- a CDS encoding 4-hydroxy-3-methylbut-2-enyl diphosphate reductase gives rise to the protein MTSTAVQVPMPTIPRRRRTPADVLAAAPVAGEKSVLLAAPRGYCAGVDRAVIAVEKALEHYGPPVYVRKQIVHNLHVVSTLEAKGAIFVDETDEVPEGALVVFSAHGVSPAVVQSAEDRGLRTIDATCPLVTKVHKEAQRFARDDFDILLIGHEGHEEVEGTAGEAPDHIQIVNGPEDVDKVQVRDPERLIWLSQTTLSVDETMLTVNLLKERFPTLQDPPSDDICYATSNRQAAIKKIAPETDLVIVVGSANSSNSVRLVEVALEYGAKAAHRVDFANEVDESWFEGVATVGISSGASVPENLVQDVLRLLAEYGYGKVEEVVTAQEDIIFSLPKEIRAALKAMGDPSQGRGGRGQDRTSLN
- the xseA gene encoding exodeoxyribonuclease VII large subunit, whose protein sequence is MTSEGIRARPAGDAGDARAASTIPATAAETSPDSPWPLHLLSEKLKAHIERAPAAWVEGQVIELNRRSSMCYITLRDIDTEVSLSLSVYGSVMDRVSSPLDRGSRVVARLKPDFWVKTGRLSMQTIDIRPVGIGDLLARIERLRQSLAAEGLFASARKKRLPLLPHRIGLITGRDSDAMKDVMRNAALRWPAVEFDVREVAVQGVNSVAQVTAALAALDADPHVDVIIIARGGGALEDLLPFSDESLVRAVARAATPVVSAIGHEADRPLLDEVADLRASTPTDAAKRVVPDVTEELGRIGQARAALERSIRVLVHREGESLANLRSRPSLARPEGMIDVRQADVERLRSRALRSTTSAVDRDADAVHHLRERVRSLSPQNTLDRGYAVVQRADGQVVRTPDDVERGDAVRIRVAGGQLGAVIGDPPAPREAS
- a CDS encoding exodeoxyribonuclease VII small subunit; translation: MTDTQQPDPGPTAVDTLSYEQAREELVAVVSRLEAGGVSLEESLALWERGEALADRCEAWLEGAKVRLAAARDKAEGK
- a CDS encoding VOC family protein, whose protein sequence is MDWKIELVAVPVSDVDRAIAFYRDQAGFTLDHDHRVGQGVRFVQFTPPGSACSIAFGEGISEMPPGSQRGLQIVVADAERARSELLGRGVDASDVDDQPWGRFVYFADPDGNTWALQELPARPYS
- a CDS encoding formate/nitrite transporter family protein, translated to MSEERRRELGASDAPVEDELKESFDATVDEGADRLQRTMRTIIVTGLFGGFEIGLGIMAYLAVLHETGDALLAGIAFGVGLVALLLAHSELFTENFLMPVAAVVAKEGTLAQLAKLWGGTLVANLVGGWIFVWIVMQAFPQWSPTVSESAHHFVDAPFSLQTVALAVLGGSTITVMSRMQQGTSNDVAKIVATMIGGFLLAGLQLFHSILDSLLIFAAIHSGADIGYDQWLGFFGYTLLFNMLGGLVLVTLLRLVRTKELIQQRREEAPDDPDAPRGR